In Drosophila santomea strain STO CAGO 1482 chromosome 2L, Prin_Dsan_1.1, whole genome shotgun sequence, a single window of DNA contains:
- the LOC120443924 gene encoding uncharacterized protein LOC120443924 isoform X2, whose protein sequence is MFFRRVLDSARNLSPPKSTPESPTVQYYSEDSESVSYVSGAVDSEVKDSNNNQSAVGAGAPVPAIMKIQRRAEAPIGAVQLTPLWEHILRTRRLPETIFPSAMYAEFHERLQDPEWQVRQHALRVLVDVLVVMQDEADGHMEREQLIGLLVENLGHQAPTVRKGALDCLRVYLAETAIPETIMLAILDAGLTKQAPADSEHMGRLSCGVLLSVPALLQATMHTAQRHRIVHSSLERVAAHMDQVVQQEITLKVLSKIRELLGVHEFEAIMSDVGRGDTLTKYYQLCQVYGVSGKPKTGGEGKTGAWRALPREQGWRNSSAVQNPDTALQAQSAHNCSDMGKVIMETEIKINDDTVTMRILEADTETEESDSPIRIFSNEKDGTDLICHPLSSSGNSHQESNLGAGIVKVISDSELDEPLIKAGSVSEPGTPSRGLKRVTFGGEIVKMRTPDSDAASSTNHSRSPTQTNQSATASTSEDVATSHLPSSEEKVAFSRPASDKRTTALVVEIPLDNTKPLPQVRSFCPHPPRHQNNAPSEPPSSSPCNRQENEARPSSSPSSPGFRSRSASPTGSNSISPKVPHKQIEVLHNLQRDPSPRSQRRSEDMDGCGNGNGNGDGDGDGKALPAAGNPPSPPTQPLTRRTRSASTMSPVSPATPKSWEDLDIVNLKTLMELRSGDWRNRLMGIAQLELALSSSSNLALVQPYLDSLLRTLLSSERHFEVAELKRELLVNLISRLPLDNLEERTPQILSGLCRQGNAGANRVCKALMQRLPAGTIVAKLTSPEFLHAKSSKFRDHALQMSIFALMTFPGTCFDISLLTTQAVYSLLNRKRRVRQAALEVLAVMADISSIKEVLAIVLETTDGVELGPMVLEATSVRLSRLQLPIVTPDSGVLFVFNQTDQPGARRFGADVDWIHQGEGSASPNTIKRRRMRAASSQRDVLGGAEAKHKNDPFPSFSQVNESLHRHSFHSPPETLDLASPINDFSQRLSFGAKTNAGNQSFIERRFLAKACSDTSMDGRSTDSTATTCSSGSATDSFIQLTSRTGGRLAGPNSRFPTMNQHTDFVNNFMRSMQRSSKSYSVEGPAYPKVSYSIPKAQQMLRKKFQHKDSFTKLGDEPPGQGFESSKFNESLRRKSTGIPTDHLESLEPRCADATKNSDTAVNGMTNGSPISASSTSYSQKSTASAKSSVSQNGMGKRPFSSTGVWNDGKVEVLSREQNPIEAFGELVVDGIEVQAETEPTASEELHKLNGSLNSLHSKTESIKTQLEDTTPQLSRAQSAKSLLIEEDIESSNSFVVVEEVQNELESIPGQNKEVVPLQEELATPAKATKSENHTFGPKIIPIHDEIGIHSRSISLDSLYGTRPSSKQGSMDTSTSTADNTSQNGSQVGNISVPVKAQHTPLKHKSKTSYFLRAQRRVSPAKQAIKMSQAELFPQNMVRFDRPREALLKTFDQLDSSNWEVNMTGLKSMVRLIRYHADTLDNQMHMTCIQLTRSVRNLRSQVARASCQAAAELFSLKSTSLQQECDDLVCALLHRTADTNRFLRADATRALESMVDHAQPQKILNILATKGAQHQNALVRTTSAKLLFRLAERLGSDRIYAMGRESRDKFFVVGANLLLEGSLETRSYAKSLFRALSEHHNYQRLLLEVIPPRTYRNVEKTLRSITR, encoded by the exons ATGTTCTTCCGGCGCGTTTTGGACAGCGCCAGAAATCTTTCGCCTCCTAAATCGACCCCGGAAAGTCCGACCGTGCAATATTACAGCGAGGACAGTGAGAGTGTCTCATATGTGAGTGGTGCCGTCGACAGTGAAGTCAAGGACAGCAATAACAACCAGTCAGCAGTCGGAGCGGGTGCTCCAGTGCCTGCTATAATGAAAATTCAGCGCCGAGCGGAAGCCCCAATCGGTGCAGTGCAGCTAACACCGCTGTGGGAGCACATACTCCGCACCCGCCGCCTGCCGGAAACGATTTTCCCCAGCGCCATGTACGCGGAGTTCCATGAGCGCCTACAGGACCCGGAGTGGCAGGTAAGGCAGCACGCCCTGCGAGTCCTTGTCGACGTCCTGGTGGTGATGCAAGACGAGGCCGATGGCCACATGGAGCGGGAGCAGCTCATTGGCCTGCTGGTCGAAAACCTTGGTCACCAGGCCCCCACCGTGCGCAAAGGAGCTCTCGACTGCTTGCGTGTCTACCTCGCCGAAACCGCAATCCCGGAGACGATTATGCTGGCCATCCTAGATGCAGGCCTGACGAAGCAGGCGCCTGCGGACTCGGAGCACATGGGTCGTCTCAGCTGCGGCGTCCTGCTGTCCGTGCCTGCCCTTCTGCAAGCAACCATGCACACGGCGCAGAGACACCGCATTGTGCACAGCAGTCTGGAGCGAGTGGCCGCACACATGGATCAAGTGGTGCAGCAGGAAATCACCCTGAAAGTCTTGAGCAAGATCAGAGAGCTCTTGGGAGTTCACGAGTTCGAAGCCATCATGAGCGATGTGGGTCGTGGCGACACGCTGACTAAGTACTATCAACTGTGCCAGGTTTACGGGGTCTCTGGAAAACCGAAGACAGGCGGCGAGGGGAAAACGGGCGCCTGGCGCGCCTTACCACGTGAGCAGGGATGGAGGAACAGCAGTGCCGTACAGAACCCGGACACCGCGCTCCAAGCACAGTCTGCACATAACTGCTCGGACATGGGGAAGGTCATTATGGAAACAGAAATCAAGATCAACGACGACACAGTCACCATGCGGATCCTGGAGGCGGACACCGAGACCGAAGAGTCCGACAGTCCAATCAGGATTTTCTCAAATGAAAAAGATGGGACGGACTTGATTTGCCACCCCCTTTCGTCAAGTGGCAACAGCCACCAAGAGTCCAATTTAGGGGCGGGGATCGTGAAAGTTATAAGTGATTCGGAGTTGGACGAGCCGCTTATCAAGGCGGGCAGTGTTTCCGAGCCGGGTACTCCCTCTCGTGGACTAAAGCGAGTGACCTTCGGGGGTGAGATCGTTAAGATGCGAACTCCTGACAGCGACGCAGCCTCCTCTACAAACCATTCCCGAAGTCCCACCCAGACCAATCAGAGTGCCACTGCTTCGACCTCGGAAGATGTAGCGACCTCCCACCTGCCCTCATCAGAGGAGAAGGTCGCCTTCTCAAGACCCGCCAGCGACAAGCGGACGACGGCACTCGTGGTGGAGATCCCTTTGGACAATACCAAGCCATTGCCTCAAGTCCGCTCATTTTGCCCGCACCCACCCCGGCATCAGAACAATGCGCCCAGTGAGCCGCCTTCGAGCAGTCCCTGCAATCGACAGGAGAACGAAGCACGACCGTCGTCATCGCCTAGCTCTCCCGGGTTTCGCAGCCGCAGCGCCAGTCCAACGGGaagcaacagcatcagccCCAAAGTGCCGCACAAGCAAATCGAGGTACTGCACAATTTGCAGCGGGATCCGTCGCCGCGTTCCCAGCGCCGCTCGGAAGACATGGATGGAtgtgggaatgggaatgggaatggggatggggatggggatggtaAAGCCCTTCCTGCAGCAGGAAATCCCCCTTCCCCACCCACACAGCCGCTCACTAGGCGAACAAGATCGGCCTCAACGATGTCTCCGGTGTCACCGGCCACGCCCAAATCCTGGGAGGATCTGGACATTGTCAACTTGAAGACGCTCATGGAGTTGCGATCTGGG GATTGGCGCAATCGTCTAATGGGCATCGCCCAACTGGAGCTGGCCCTAAGCTCGTCGAGCAACTTGGCCTTGGTCCAACCGTATCTGGATAGTCTGCTTCGCACCCTCCTCTCATCGGAGCGGCACTTCGAGGTTGCCGAGCTGAAGCGGGAGCTGCTGGTTAACCTGATCTCCCGCCTGCCGTTGGACAACTTGGAGGAGCGCACACCACAAATCTTGTCCGGACTCTGTCGCCAGGGCAACGCTGGAGCCAACCGGGTGTGCAAAGCACTGATGCAGCGCCTTCCCGCGGGAACCATAGTGGCTAAGCTGACTTCTCCAGAGTTCCTCCATGCCAAGAGTTCAAAG TTCCGGGACCACGCTCTTCAAATGTCCATTTTTGCTCTGATGACCTTCCCGGGCACCTGCTTCGACATCAGCCTGTTGACGACCCAGGCCGTCTACTCCCTCCTCAACCGCAAGCGACGTGTGCGTCAGGCGGCTCTGGAGGTGCTAGCGGTCATGGCCGATATCTCGTCCATCAAGGAGGTCCTAGCCATTGTTCTGGAGACGACCGACGGCGTGGAGCTTGGACCCATGGTGCTGGAGGCGACTAGTGTGCGGTTATCGCGCCTACAGCTACCCATTGTTACACCCGACAGCGGCGTGCTCTTCGTCTTCAACCAGACTGATCAACCAGGAGCCAGGCGTTTTGGCGCTGATGTGGACTGGATCCATCAGGGTGAGGGCTCCGCCTCTCCCAACACAATTAAGAGGCGTCGCATGCGGGCTGCCAGCAGTCAGCGCGATGTACTTGGAGGCGCGGAAGCCAAGCACAAGAATGACCCATTCCCTAG TTTCAGCCAGGTAAACGAGAGTCTGCATCGCCATTCCTTCCACTCTCCCCCGGAAACGTTGGACTTGGCTAGCCCAATTAAT GACTTTTCGCAGAGATTAAGTTTTGGCGCTAAGACTAATGCCG GAAATCAATCGTTTATTGAACGCCGCTTCTTGGCCAAGGCGTGCTCTGATACTTCCATGGACGGCCGAAGCACAGACAGCACCGCCACCACCTGCAGCAGTGGAAGCGCCACAGACAGCTTCATCCAGCTCACTTCCCGCACCGGCGGTCGCCTTGCCGGACCCAACTCGAG ATTCCCCACCATGAACCAGCATACGGACTTTGTGAACAACTTTATGCGCAGCATGCAGCGCAGCTCCAAGTCCTATTCCGTGGAGGGACCCGCCTACCCGAAGGTCAGCTACTCGATCCCAAAGGCCCAGCAGATGCTCCGCAAGAAGTTCCAGCACAAGGATTCCTTCACAAAGCTGGGGGACGAACCACCGGGTCAAG GCTTCGAAAGTAGCAAATTCAACGAATCCTTGAGGAGGAAATCAACCGGCATTCCCACAGACCACTTGGAATCACTGGAGCCCAGGTGCGCCGACGCCACAAA GAATTCCGACACAGCAGTAAATGGTATGACGAATGGCTCCCCCATTTCCGCAAGTTCCACCAGCTACTCGCAAAAGTCAACCGCCTCGGCCAAGTCGAGCGTTAGCCAAAACGGGATGGGGAAGCGACCATTCTCCTCCACTGGCGTTTGGAACGACGGGAAGGTGGAAGTGCTGAGCAGGGAGCAGAATCCCATCGAAGCCTTCGGGGAATTGGTGGTGGACGGCATTGAGGTCCAGGCGGAAACAGAACCTACTGCCTCTGAGGAGCTGCACAAGCTTAATGGAAGCCTGAATAGCCTACACAGCAAAACGGAGAGCATCAAAACTCAGCTGGAGGACACCACGCCGCAGCTTTCGAGGGCTCAGTCAGCGAAGTCGCTGCTCATCGAGGAGGACATTGAGAGCAGCAACAGTTTCGTCGTGGTTGAAGAAGTGCAGAACGAGCTGGAGTCAATCCCAGGGCAGAACAAGGAGGTGGTTCCGTTGCAGGAAGAGCTAGCAACACCGGCAAAAGCTACAAAGTCTGAAAATCATACTTTTGGTCCCAAGATTATTCCCATTCACGACGAAATAGGGATCCATTCACGAAGCATTTCACTGGACTCTCTTTATGGGACGCGGCCATCTTCAAAGCAGGGATCTATGGACACAAGCACGAGCACTGCGGACAACACCTCACAAAATGGTTCTCAAGTGGGAAATATTAGCGTCCCTGTGAAAGCTCAACACACGCCGCTTAAGCACAAGTCCAAAACTTCGTATTTCCTGCGGGCACAACGGCGAGTCTCACCTGCAAAGCAGGCCATCAAAATGTCGCAGGCAGAGCTCTTCCCGCAGAATATGGTGCGGTTTGATAGACCTCGTGAGGCTCTGCTCAAAACCTTTGACCAGTTGGACTCCAGCAATTGGGAAGTGAACATGACCGGCTTGAAAAGCATGGTTCGCTTGATCCGCTACCATGCCGACACATTGGACAATCAGATGCACATGACCTGCATCCAGCTCACCCGCTCAGTCCGAAACCTGCGCTCCCAAGTAGCTCGAGCTTCCTGCCAAGCGGCTGCGGAGTTGTTCTCGCTCAAGTCCACCAGTCTTCAGCAGGAGTGCGACGACTTGGTATGTGCCCTTCTGCACCGTACCGCCGACACGAACAGGTTTCTCCGCGCCGACGCCACTCGAGCCCTGGAGTCGATGGTGGACCATGCTCAGCCGCAGAAGATTCTTAACATCCTGGCGACGAAGGGAGCCCAGCACCAGAACGCCCTGGTCCGCACGACATCAGCAAAGCTGCTCTTCAGACTAGCCGAGCGACTGGGCAGTGACCGCATCTACGCAATGGGACGCGAGAGCCGCGACAAGTTTTTTGTGGTGGGGGCGAATCTCCTGCTCGAAGGCAGTCTAGAGACCCGCAGTTATGCAAAGTCCTTGTTCCGGGCTCTATCCGAGCATCATAATTATCAGCGGCTGCTTTTGGAGGTGATACCGCCACGCACCTATAGAAATGTGGAAAAGACGCTTAGGAGCATCACACGTTGA
- the LOC120443924 gene encoding uncharacterized protein LOC120443924 isoform X1, with amino-acid sequence MFFRRVLDSARNLSPPKSTPESPTVQYYSEDSESVSYVSGAVDSEVKDSNNNQSAVGAGAPVPAIMKIQRRAEAPIGAVQLTPLWEHILRTRRLPETIFPSAMYAEFHERLQDPEWQVRQHALRVLVDVLVVMQDEADGHMEREQLIGLLVENLGHQAPTVRKGALDCLRVYLAETAIPETIMLAILDAGLTKQAPADSEHMGRLSCGVLLSVPALLQATMHTAQRHRIVHSSLERVAAHMDQVVQQEITLKVLSKIRELLGVHEFEAIMSDVGRGDTLTKYYQLCQVYGVSGKPKTGGEGKTGAWRALPREQGWRNSSAVQNPDTALQAQSAHNCSDMGKVIMETEIKINDDTVTMRILEADTETEESDSPIRIFSNEKDGTDLICHPLSSSGNSHQESNLGAGIVKVISDSELDEPLIKAGSVSEPGTPSRGLKRVTFGGEIVKMRTPDSDAASSTNHSRSPTQTNQSATASTSEDVATSHLPSSEEKVAFSRPASDKRTTALVVEIPLDNTKPLPQVRSFCPHPPRHQNNAPSEPPSSSPCNRQENEARPSSSPSSPGFRSRSASPTGSNSISPKVPHKQIEVLHNLQRDPSPRSQRRSEDMDGCGNGNGNGDGDGDGKALPAAGNPPSPPTQPLTRRTRSASTMSPVSPATPKSWEDLDIVNLKTLMELRSGDWRNRLMGIAQLELALSSSSNLALVQPYLDSLLRTLLSSERHFEVAELKRELLVNLISRLPLDNLEERTPQILSGLCRQGNAGANRVCKALMQRLPAGTIVAKLTSPEFLHAKSSKFRDHALQMSIFALMTFPGTCFDISLLTTQAVYSLLNRKRRVRQAALEVLAVMADISSIKEVLAIVLETTDGVELGPMVLEATSVRLSRLQLPIVTPDSGVLFVFNQTDQPGARRFGADVDWIHQGEGSASPNTIKRRRMRAASSQRDVLGGAEAKHKNDPFPSFSQVNESLHRHSFHSPPETLDLASPINDFSQRLSFGAKTNAGNQSFIERRFLAKACSDTSMDGRSTDSTATTCSSGSATDSFIQLTSRTGGRLAGPNSRFPTMNQHTDFVNNFMRSMQRSSKSYSVEGPAYPKVSYSIPKAQQMLRKKFQHKDSFTKLGDEPPGQGFESSKFNESLRRKSTGIPTDHLESLEPRCADATKSVNSDTAVNGMTNGSPISASSTSYSQKSTASAKSSVSQNGMGKRPFSSTGVWNDGKVEVLSREQNPIEAFGELVVDGIEVQAETEPTASEELHKLNGSLNSLHSKTESIKTQLEDTTPQLSRAQSAKSLLIEEDIESSNSFVVVEEVQNELESIPGQNKEVVPLQEELATPAKATKSENHTFGPKIIPIHDEIGIHSRSISLDSLYGTRPSSKQGSMDTSTSTADNTSQNGSQVGNISVPVKAQHTPLKHKSKTSYFLRAQRRVSPAKQAIKMSQAELFPQNMVRFDRPREALLKTFDQLDSSNWEVNMTGLKSMVRLIRYHADTLDNQMHMTCIQLTRSVRNLRSQVARASCQAAAELFSLKSTSLQQECDDLVCALLHRTADTNRFLRADATRALESMVDHAQPQKILNILATKGAQHQNALVRTTSAKLLFRLAERLGSDRIYAMGRESRDKFFVVGANLLLEGSLETRSYAKSLFRALSEHHNYQRLLLEVIPPRTYRNVEKTLRSITR; translated from the exons ATGTTCTTCCGGCGCGTTTTGGACAGCGCCAGAAATCTTTCGCCTCCTAAATCGACCCCGGAAAGTCCGACCGTGCAATATTACAGCGAGGACAGTGAGAGTGTCTCATATGTGAGTGGTGCCGTCGACAGTGAAGTCAAGGACAGCAATAACAACCAGTCAGCAGTCGGAGCGGGTGCTCCAGTGCCTGCTATAATGAAAATTCAGCGCCGAGCGGAAGCCCCAATCGGTGCAGTGCAGCTAACACCGCTGTGGGAGCACATACTCCGCACCCGCCGCCTGCCGGAAACGATTTTCCCCAGCGCCATGTACGCGGAGTTCCATGAGCGCCTACAGGACCCGGAGTGGCAGGTAAGGCAGCACGCCCTGCGAGTCCTTGTCGACGTCCTGGTGGTGATGCAAGACGAGGCCGATGGCCACATGGAGCGGGAGCAGCTCATTGGCCTGCTGGTCGAAAACCTTGGTCACCAGGCCCCCACCGTGCGCAAAGGAGCTCTCGACTGCTTGCGTGTCTACCTCGCCGAAACCGCAATCCCGGAGACGATTATGCTGGCCATCCTAGATGCAGGCCTGACGAAGCAGGCGCCTGCGGACTCGGAGCACATGGGTCGTCTCAGCTGCGGCGTCCTGCTGTCCGTGCCTGCCCTTCTGCAAGCAACCATGCACACGGCGCAGAGACACCGCATTGTGCACAGCAGTCTGGAGCGAGTGGCCGCACACATGGATCAAGTGGTGCAGCAGGAAATCACCCTGAAAGTCTTGAGCAAGATCAGAGAGCTCTTGGGAGTTCACGAGTTCGAAGCCATCATGAGCGATGTGGGTCGTGGCGACACGCTGACTAAGTACTATCAACTGTGCCAGGTTTACGGGGTCTCTGGAAAACCGAAGACAGGCGGCGAGGGGAAAACGGGCGCCTGGCGCGCCTTACCACGTGAGCAGGGATGGAGGAACAGCAGTGCCGTACAGAACCCGGACACCGCGCTCCAAGCACAGTCTGCACATAACTGCTCGGACATGGGGAAGGTCATTATGGAAACAGAAATCAAGATCAACGACGACACAGTCACCATGCGGATCCTGGAGGCGGACACCGAGACCGAAGAGTCCGACAGTCCAATCAGGATTTTCTCAAATGAAAAAGATGGGACGGACTTGATTTGCCACCCCCTTTCGTCAAGTGGCAACAGCCACCAAGAGTCCAATTTAGGGGCGGGGATCGTGAAAGTTATAAGTGATTCGGAGTTGGACGAGCCGCTTATCAAGGCGGGCAGTGTTTCCGAGCCGGGTACTCCCTCTCGTGGACTAAAGCGAGTGACCTTCGGGGGTGAGATCGTTAAGATGCGAACTCCTGACAGCGACGCAGCCTCCTCTACAAACCATTCCCGAAGTCCCACCCAGACCAATCAGAGTGCCACTGCTTCGACCTCGGAAGATGTAGCGACCTCCCACCTGCCCTCATCAGAGGAGAAGGTCGCCTTCTCAAGACCCGCCAGCGACAAGCGGACGACGGCACTCGTGGTGGAGATCCCTTTGGACAATACCAAGCCATTGCCTCAAGTCCGCTCATTTTGCCCGCACCCACCCCGGCATCAGAACAATGCGCCCAGTGAGCCGCCTTCGAGCAGTCCCTGCAATCGACAGGAGAACGAAGCACGACCGTCGTCATCGCCTAGCTCTCCCGGGTTTCGCAGCCGCAGCGCCAGTCCAACGGGaagcaacagcatcagccCCAAAGTGCCGCACAAGCAAATCGAGGTACTGCACAATTTGCAGCGGGATCCGTCGCCGCGTTCCCAGCGCCGCTCGGAAGACATGGATGGAtgtgggaatgggaatgggaatggggatggggatggggatggtaAAGCCCTTCCTGCAGCAGGAAATCCCCCTTCCCCACCCACACAGCCGCTCACTAGGCGAACAAGATCGGCCTCAACGATGTCTCCGGTGTCACCGGCCACGCCCAAATCCTGGGAGGATCTGGACATTGTCAACTTGAAGACGCTCATGGAGTTGCGATCTGGG GATTGGCGCAATCGTCTAATGGGCATCGCCCAACTGGAGCTGGCCCTAAGCTCGTCGAGCAACTTGGCCTTGGTCCAACCGTATCTGGATAGTCTGCTTCGCACCCTCCTCTCATCGGAGCGGCACTTCGAGGTTGCCGAGCTGAAGCGGGAGCTGCTGGTTAACCTGATCTCCCGCCTGCCGTTGGACAACTTGGAGGAGCGCACACCACAAATCTTGTCCGGACTCTGTCGCCAGGGCAACGCTGGAGCCAACCGGGTGTGCAAAGCACTGATGCAGCGCCTTCCCGCGGGAACCATAGTGGCTAAGCTGACTTCTCCAGAGTTCCTCCATGCCAAGAGTTCAAAG TTCCGGGACCACGCTCTTCAAATGTCCATTTTTGCTCTGATGACCTTCCCGGGCACCTGCTTCGACATCAGCCTGTTGACGACCCAGGCCGTCTACTCCCTCCTCAACCGCAAGCGACGTGTGCGTCAGGCGGCTCTGGAGGTGCTAGCGGTCATGGCCGATATCTCGTCCATCAAGGAGGTCCTAGCCATTGTTCTGGAGACGACCGACGGCGTGGAGCTTGGACCCATGGTGCTGGAGGCGACTAGTGTGCGGTTATCGCGCCTACAGCTACCCATTGTTACACCCGACAGCGGCGTGCTCTTCGTCTTCAACCAGACTGATCAACCAGGAGCCAGGCGTTTTGGCGCTGATGTGGACTGGATCCATCAGGGTGAGGGCTCCGCCTCTCCCAACACAATTAAGAGGCGTCGCATGCGGGCTGCCAGCAGTCAGCGCGATGTACTTGGAGGCGCGGAAGCCAAGCACAAGAATGACCCATTCCCTAG TTTCAGCCAGGTAAACGAGAGTCTGCATCGCCATTCCTTCCACTCTCCCCCGGAAACGTTGGACTTGGCTAGCCCAATTAAT GACTTTTCGCAGAGATTAAGTTTTGGCGCTAAGACTAATGCCG GAAATCAATCGTTTATTGAACGCCGCTTCTTGGCCAAGGCGTGCTCTGATACTTCCATGGACGGCCGAAGCACAGACAGCACCGCCACCACCTGCAGCAGTGGAAGCGCCACAGACAGCTTCATCCAGCTCACTTCCCGCACCGGCGGTCGCCTTGCCGGACCCAACTCGAG ATTCCCCACCATGAACCAGCATACGGACTTTGTGAACAACTTTATGCGCAGCATGCAGCGCAGCTCCAAGTCCTATTCCGTGGAGGGACCCGCCTACCCGAAGGTCAGCTACTCGATCCCAAAGGCCCAGCAGATGCTCCGCAAGAAGTTCCAGCACAAGGATTCCTTCACAAAGCTGGGGGACGAACCACCGGGTCAAG GCTTCGAAAGTAGCAAATTCAACGAATCCTTGAGGAGGAAATCAACCGGCATTCCCACAGACCACTTGGAATCACTGGAGCCCAGGTGCGCCGACGCCACAAAGTCAGT GAATTCCGACACAGCAGTAAATGGTATGACGAATGGCTCCCCCATTTCCGCAAGTTCCACCAGCTACTCGCAAAAGTCAACCGCCTCGGCCAAGTCGAGCGTTAGCCAAAACGGGATGGGGAAGCGACCATTCTCCTCCACTGGCGTTTGGAACGACGGGAAGGTGGAAGTGCTGAGCAGGGAGCAGAATCCCATCGAAGCCTTCGGGGAATTGGTGGTGGACGGCATTGAGGTCCAGGCGGAAACAGAACCTACTGCCTCTGAGGAGCTGCACAAGCTTAATGGAAGCCTGAATAGCCTACACAGCAAAACGGAGAGCATCAAAACTCAGCTGGAGGACACCACGCCGCAGCTTTCGAGGGCTCAGTCAGCGAAGTCGCTGCTCATCGAGGAGGACATTGAGAGCAGCAACAGTTTCGTCGTGGTTGAAGAAGTGCAGAACGAGCTGGAGTCAATCCCAGGGCAGAACAAGGAGGTGGTTCCGTTGCAGGAAGAGCTAGCAACACCGGCAAAAGCTACAAAGTCTGAAAATCATACTTTTGGTCCCAAGATTATTCCCATTCACGACGAAATAGGGATCCATTCACGAAGCATTTCACTGGACTCTCTTTATGGGACGCGGCCATCTTCAAAGCAGGGATCTATGGACACAAGCACGAGCACTGCGGACAACACCTCACAAAATGGTTCTCAAGTGGGAAATATTAGCGTCCCTGTGAAAGCTCAACACACGCCGCTTAAGCACAAGTCCAAAACTTCGTATTTCCTGCGGGCACAACGGCGAGTCTCACCTGCAAAGCAGGCCATCAAAATGTCGCAGGCAGAGCTCTTCCCGCAGAATATGGTGCGGTTTGATAGACCTCGTGAGGCTCTGCTCAAAACCTTTGACCAGTTGGACTCCAGCAATTGGGAAGTGAACATGACCGGCTTGAAAAGCATGGTTCGCTTGATCCGCTACCATGCCGACACATTGGACAATCAGATGCACATGACCTGCATCCAGCTCACCCGCTCAGTCCGAAACCTGCGCTCCCAAGTAGCTCGAGCTTCCTGCCAAGCGGCTGCGGAGTTGTTCTCGCTCAAGTCCACCAGTCTTCAGCAGGAGTGCGACGACTTGGTATGTGCCCTTCTGCACCGTACCGCCGACACGAACAGGTTTCTCCGCGCCGACGCCACTCGAGCCCTGGAGTCGATGGTGGACCATGCTCAGCCGCAGAAGATTCTTAACATCCTGGCGACGAAGGGAGCCCAGCACCAGAACGCCCTGGTCCGCACGACATCAGCAAAGCTGCTCTTCAGACTAGCCGAGCGACTGGGCAGTGACCGCATCTACGCAATGGGACGCGAGAGCCGCGACAAGTTTTTTGTGGTGGGGGCGAATCTCCTGCTCGAAGGCAGTCTAGAGACCCGCAGTTATGCAAAGTCCTTGTTCCGGGCTCTATCCGAGCATCATAATTATCAGCGGCTGCTTTTGGAGGTGATACCGCCACGCACCTATAGAAATGTGGAAAAGACGCTTAGGAGCATCACACGTTGA